Proteins encoded by one window of Candidatus Bathyarchaeota archaeon:
- the leuS gene encoding leucine--tRNA ligase produces MEFLKKVEGKWQKRWEQNHVFEADPDPAKPKIFVTFPYPYMNGPLHVGHGFTATRLDVYARFKRMQGYNVLFPWAWHWTGGPLAGASQRVREGDQNFIRALMEIDGVPKEEIEKFVDPVYMATYYTKEGKIAAKKMGFSIDWRREFHTTSPTFNKFIEWQYLRLREKGYVTKGTHPVVWCPKCQSPTGDADRQEGEGVTPEEYTLIKFPYEDSYLTAATFRPETIYGVTNLWVHPEAKYVKAKVNGEKWIISKQAAEKLKEQAKKVEVISELKGKEIIGRYCLNPVNSKKLLILPGWFVDPTHATGVVYSVPAHAPYDWLALKDLMEKPEILKEYGINPAEVKAIKPISMIKVEGFGEYPAIELVEKLGAKNQYDPKAEEATKIIYKKEFHSGLLKENCAEYAGKLVREVKEKLIEDFKVKGIADSMYDLPQRVVCRCMTECIVKVLEDQWFLKYSDPKWKEKVKEALSRMKIYPETARQWFLDVIDWLKEWACARKTGLGTPLPWNPEWIVETLSDSTIYMAFYTINKHIRQHEIKPEQLTPEVFDYIFYGKGDKNIISSTTGVKSEILEEMRKEFLYWYPVDLRNSAKELVPNHLTFFIFHHVALFPPEHWPKAVGVNGMLMIEGKKMSKSKGNFITLKNAVEEYGADATRMALLLGAEGMDDPDWRKENLINLKGKIEAFYRFAEEIIENAKEEDETHLEKWLISRIQRKIKKITDNLEVLKTRTALDTAFFEIWNDIRWYIRRKGTTKNKVLLKVLNVWTRLLAPFAPHICEEIWEKMGQKGFISLAEWPTYQAEKVNIKAEENEAFIQNLLEDIHNVIKATKITPRKIHFYTAASWKWKVFLKAVEKAVSKVLTMKELMEELLKDPELKNRAKETSKFASQIINEVNQMPLDRKEKIIQIKETNEAQIITEAKDFFEQELKVKIHVWKEEDRNKYDPKNRASLAKPYRPAIYME; encoded by the coding sequence AGGGAGACCAAAACTTCATAAGGGCATTAATGGAAATCGACGGAGTTCCAAAAGAGGAAATTGAAAAGTTCGTTGACCCAGTTTACATGGCAACTTACTACACGAAGGAAGGAAAAATCGCAGCTAAAAAAATGGGGTTCTCAATAGACTGGCGGAGAGAATTTCACACAACAAGCCCAACCTTCAACAAGTTCATCGAATGGCAATACTTGAGACTAAGAGAGAAAGGCTACGTAACTAAGGGAACCCACCCGGTTGTTTGGTGTCCAAAATGTCAAAGCCCAACCGGCGACGCAGACCGCCAAGAAGGGGAAGGAGTAACACCAGAAGAATACACCCTAATCAAATTCCCATACGAAGACTCCTACTTAACGGCAGCCACGTTCAGACCGGAAACAATCTACGGAGTAACAAACCTTTGGGTCCATCCAGAAGCTAAATACGTCAAGGCTAAAGTTAACGGAGAAAAATGGATAATAAGCAAACAAGCAGCTGAAAAACTAAAAGAACAAGCAAAAAAGGTCGAGGTAATTTCAGAATTAAAAGGAAAGGAAATTATAGGAAGATACTGCTTGAACCCAGTTAACAGCAAGAAACTGCTAATCTTACCGGGATGGTTCGTTGACCCAACCCATGCAACAGGAGTAGTCTACAGTGTGCCAGCCCACGCACCCTACGACTGGCTAGCACTAAAAGACTTAATGGAAAAACCAGAAATCCTAAAAGAGTACGGAATAAACCCAGCAGAAGTTAAAGCCATAAAGCCGATCTCTATGATTAAAGTTGAAGGCTTCGGTGAATACCCAGCCATCGAACTTGTCGAAAAACTCGGAGCAAAAAACCAGTATGACCCCAAAGCCGAAGAAGCAACAAAAATCATTTATAAAAAGGAGTTTCATAGCGGACTTCTTAAGGAAAACTGCGCTGAATATGCCGGCAAACTTGTCAGAGAAGTTAAAGAAAAGCTAATTGAAGATTTTAAAGTAAAAGGCATAGCAGACTCCATGTACGACTTGCCCCAACGTGTAGTCTGCAGATGCATGACAGAATGCATAGTAAAAGTCCTCGAAGACCAGTGGTTTCTGAAATATTCAGATCCAAAATGGAAGGAAAAAGTCAAGGAAGCACTAAGTAGAATGAAAATTTACCCGGAAACCGCTAGACAGTGGTTCCTAGACGTAATAGACTGGCTTAAAGAATGGGCATGTGCAAGAAAAACCGGACTGGGCACACCGTTACCGTGGAACCCCGAATGGATAGTTGAAACCCTAAGCGACTCAACAATATATATGGCGTTTTACACAATAAACAAGCACATTAGACAACACGAAATAAAGCCGGAACAACTAACCCCGGAAGTCTTCGACTACATATTCTACGGAAAAGGAGACAAAAACATAATCTCTTCAACAACGGGAGTAAAATCGGAAATACTGGAGGAAATGCGGAAAGAATTCCTATACTGGTACCCAGTTGACCTGCGAAACTCAGCTAAAGAACTTGTTCCAAACCACCTAACATTTTTCATATTCCACCACGTTGCATTGTTCCCGCCGGAACACTGGCCGAAAGCAGTAGGCGTAAACGGAATGCTGATGATAGAAGGAAAGAAAATGTCCAAGTCAAAAGGAAACTTCATAACTTTGAAAAACGCTGTTGAAGAGTACGGCGCAGATGCAACAAGAATGGCGCTACTGCTCGGCGCAGAAGGCATGGACGACCCAGACTGGAGAAAAGAAAACCTAATCAACCTAAAAGGAAAAATAGAAGCCTTCTACAGATTCGCCGAAGAAATAATCGAAAACGCCAAAGAAGAAGATGAAACTCATCTAGAAAAGTGGCTTATAAGCAGAATTCAGAGAAAAATAAAGAAAATAACAGATAACTTAGAAGTTCTCAAAACTAGAACAGCGCTTGACACAGCCTTCTTCGAAATATGGAACGACATAAGGTGGTATATAAGACGAAAGGGAACAACCAAAAACAAGGTTTTACTCAAAGTTTTAAACGTTTGGACACGGCTCTTAGCACCATTTGCACCTCACATATGCGAAGAAATATGGGAAAAAATGGGACAGAAAGGCTTCATATCACTCGCAGAATGGCCAACCTACCAAGCCGAAAAAGTTAATATAAAAGCGGAAGAAAACGAAGCCTTCATCCAAAACCTCCTCGAAGATATCCACAATGTGATAAAAGCCACAAAAATAACACCCCGAAAAATACACTTTTACACAGCAGCCTCATGGAAATGGAAAGTTTTCCTAAAAGCAGTTGAAAAAGCCGTCTCCAAAGTTTTAACAATGAAAGAACTAATGGAAGAATTACTGAAAGACCCAGAACTAAAAAATAGGGCAAAGGAAACTTCAAAATTTGCGTCTCAGATAATCAATGAAGTAAACCAAATGCCCCTTGACAGAAAAGAAAAAATAATTCAGATAAAAGAAACAAACGAAGCTCAAATAATCACCGAAGCCAAAGACTTCTTTGAACAAGAGCTTAAAGTAAAAATTCATGTCTGGAAGGAAGAAGACAGAAATAAGTACGACCCTAAGAATAGGGCTTCGTTAGCCAAGCCTTACAGACCAGCAATCTACATGGAATAG
- a CDS encoding ATP-dependent DNA ligase: protein MSIVKPPTMEELIKTYGSEKAAVLHLIKSGFTPEQIEWRFRLPYYLIRLYMEGFEPKGKTLFSEIVSLYDRIALLRSKKGKETELTKFFQRKDLSLEFKVRLTLGKIVDESLKIGPGTIERALSIATGKSLQEIRRLLIDYGEHGEVAYLLKEPKQGELTVEEVYEAIRLLPNLKKIHERERIVASLLKRANRDEAKYIVRLLLGDLKLGVKQGTVIRAVSRAYNVPVELIESACAVLGITDGLMLAPKGIEALSAVKLRPGQFIKPQLAHLYEPDKVVFPVRAEYKVDGSRLQIHKWGTKIWLFSRRGIEKSETLPEIVEIANGFKAQSCIVDSEVVAIDKDGNFLPFQFLLERTVPRKLKPEELEERKRRIGVTIRAFDILYLNGQVLTDLPLRERIKYLEEVVPKEFLMEGRECRNEVELMSFYDEALKKGFEGLVVKNLEAKYEIGKRTHTWLKLKPERDTLDCTIVKALYGKGKRAGVYSSFLLAVRDPKQKKLYTVGRVSNLSEEAMETLTQIIEKTKINEDRDGVYVSPSIVVEVTFQEIQQTDEYTSGFALRVPKVVRFRPDKSVEEIDTIEKLTKLYELQYERYPVKEIA from the coding sequence ATGTCGATAGTTAAGCCTCCTACGATGGAAGAACTGATTAAAACTTATGGAAGTGAAAAAGCAGCTGTACTTCACTTAATCAAGTCTGGGTTCACACCTGAACAAATAGAGTGGAGGTTTAGGCTGCCATACTACCTTATACGCTTGTACATGGAAGGATTTGAGCCGAAAGGCAAAACGTTATTTTCAGAAATAGTCAGCCTTTATGATAGAATCGCTCTTCTAAGAAGCAAAAAGGGAAAAGAGACAGAATTAACAAAATTTTTCCAACGTAAAGACTTAAGCTTAGAATTCAAAGTTAGACTTACACTTGGAAAAATTGTTGATGAAAGCTTAAAGATCGGTCCAGGCACTATTGAAAGGGCATTAAGCATTGCAACTGGAAAAAGCCTGCAAGAGATTAGACGTCTTCTTATCGATTACGGTGAACACGGAGAGGTTGCTTATCTCTTAAAAGAGCCTAAACAAGGCGAACTAACCGTTGAAGAAGTTTATGAAGCAATTCGGCTTCTTCCCAACCTAAAGAAAATTCATGAACGTGAAAGAATTGTGGCTAGTCTGCTTAAGAGGGCGAACAGAGACGAAGCAAAGTACATTGTTAGGCTTCTTTTGGGCGATTTAAAACTTGGAGTTAAACAAGGCACCGTTATCCGCGCGGTTTCAAGAGCCTACAACGTTCCAGTTGAACTTATTGAAAGTGCATGTGCAGTTTTAGGCATAACAGACGGCTTAATGCTGGCTCCAAAGGGCATAGAAGCCTTATCCGCCGTCAAGCTCCGGCCTGGACAGTTCATAAAGCCCCAACTTGCACATTTATACGAGCCAGACAAGGTTGTTTTTCCAGTTAGAGCTGAATACAAAGTGGATGGAAGTAGGCTTCAAATACACAAGTGGGGAACAAAAATATGGCTTTTCTCAAGGAGAGGGATAGAAAAATCAGAAACTCTTCCAGAAATAGTTGAAATAGCTAATGGCTTTAAGGCTCAGAGCTGCATAGTTGACAGCGAAGTAGTTGCAATAGACAAAGATGGAAACTTCCTTCCGTTCCAGTTCTTGCTTGAGAGAACTGTTCCTAGGAAGCTTAAGCCAGAAGAACTAGAAGAAAGAAAGCGGCGAATAGGCGTTACAATAAGGGCGTTCGACATCCTCTACCTAAACGGCCAAGTTTTAACAGACCTGCCCCTACGAGAAAGAATAAAATATTTAGAAGAAGTTGTTCCGAAAGAGTTTCTAATGGAAGGAAGGGAATGCCGAAACGAAGTTGAATTAATGAGCTTTTACGATGAAGCTCTCAAAAAAGGCTTCGAGGGACTAGTTGTAAAAAACCTCGAAGCAAAATATGAAATTGGAAAACGCACTCATACTTGGCTAAAACTCAAACCTGAAAGAGACACGCTTGACTGCACAATTGTCAAAGCATTATACGGAAAAGGGAAAAGAGCCGGAGTCTACTCCTCATTTCTGCTTGCAGTAAGAGACCCAAAACAGAAAAAACTGTACACGGTTGGAAGAGTTTCCAATCTTTCAGAAGAAGCCATGGAAACTTTAACCCAAATAATCGAAAAGACAAAAATTAACGAGGACAGAGACGGAGTCTATGTAAGTCCGTCAATAGTTGTTGAAGTAACCTTCCAAGAAATTCAGCAGACAGATGAATATACAAGCGGATTCGCTTTAAGAGTGCCTAAAGTTGTTCGCTTCCGACCCGACAAATCGGTTGAAGAAATAGATACCATCGAGAAGCTTACAAAACTTTATGAACTGCAGTATGAACGTTATCCAGTTAAGGAAATAGCCTAA
- a CDS encoding arginine--tRNA ligase yields the protein MEVKISSNPFAELRKECEGLLQKVLEKNFPKFSLRVTLDLPPNPEFGELSSSICFELAKRVGENSKQLAERFVKDIDLSDALLVERVEAAGGGYINFYADYAEFSSLTLESARKIDKEYGLIKTGSPRKVIVEHTSVNPVHPIHVGQARNPVLGDALARILKARGHIVYRHYYIDDVGRQTAVIAYGYKKLGKPKPEGKPDHFIGVIYTITNCIVEIQRLKKEIEEAREKADNKKLQKLQRQLDEWAAIAVELENRYGKIFNKLLDEIMKDENPEEEISRLNRNYERGEEEAKRLIREVCELCLDGFRQTLGRAEIFFDSWDWESELAWASKVRDVVARLEKTPYVFYEGGVLEFDAEKVARDLNLKRTFGIKDDYEVPSLTLIRADGTTLYTTRDIAYSIEKLRKADWVINVVGMEQSLPQLQIKFALCALGYVDYAKNLTHFAYNLVTLPGYKMSSRRGRYITFDQVMDEAVEKAFQEVSKRSPHLSEEKRREISNFVGIGAVKYALVEVDPVKPVVFTWERVLNFERNSAPYIQYSHARACSILRKAGRKVENPNYALLTHGLEKELVLMIARWPEIFVDAAENLKPHVIAEYANILADKFNSFYNALPVIKAKPKELADARLALTEAVRIVLRNALNLIGIKAPERM from the coding sequence ATGGAAGTGAAAATTTCTAGTAATCCGTTTGCTGAATTACGTAAAGAATGCGAAGGCTTACTGCAGAAGGTCTTGGAGAAAAATTTTCCTAAGTTTTCTCTTAGGGTCACTTTAGATTTGCCTCCAAATCCAGAGTTTGGTGAACTTTCATCTTCAATCTGTTTTGAGTTGGCGAAGAGAGTAGGTGAAAATTCCAAACAGCTTGCGGAAAGATTTGTTAAAGATATTGATTTGTCCGATGCGCTTCTTGTTGAACGTGTTGAGGCTGCTGGGGGAGGTTACATAAATTTTTACGCTGATTATGCAGAGTTTTCTAGTTTAACTTTGGAGTCTGCTAGAAAAATTGATAAAGAATACGGCCTGATTAAAACTGGTAGCCCTCGAAAGGTTATTGTTGAGCACACTAGTGTTAATCCTGTTCATCCAATACACGTTGGACAAGCTAGAAATCCTGTTCTTGGAGATGCGCTTGCGAGGATTTTGAAGGCTAGGGGTCACATCGTTTATAGGCACTATTATATTGATGATGTTGGAAGGCAAACAGCCGTAATAGCATATGGTTACAAGAAGCTTGGGAAACCGAAGCCGGAGGGAAAACCCGACCATTTTATAGGTGTAATCTATACGATAACGAATTGTATAGTTGAAATTCAGAGGTTAAAGAAGGAGATTGAGGAGGCAAGGGAGAAGGCTGATAATAAAAAACTGCAGAAACTTCAACGTCAACTTGACGAATGGGCAGCGATAGCGGTAGAACTTGAAAACAGGTATGGAAAAATTTTCAATAAGCTTCTAGATGAAATAATGAAGGATGAAAATCCGGAAGAAGAAATAAGTCGGCTTAACAGAAACTACGAAAGAGGAGAAGAGGAAGCCAAGAGACTTATAAGAGAAGTTTGTGAGCTCTGCCTTGACGGTTTTAGGCAAACTTTGGGCAGAGCTGAAATATTCTTTGACTCTTGGGACTGGGAAAGCGAACTAGCATGGGCAAGCAAAGTTCGAGATGTTGTTGCAAGGCTGGAAAAGACTCCTTACGTGTTCTATGAAGGCGGTGTTCTCGAATTTGACGCTGAAAAAGTTGCAAGGGACTTAAATTTGAAAAGAACTTTTGGAATAAAAGATGATTATGAGGTTCCTTCGCTTACTTTGATTAGGGCTGATGGCACAACTCTCTACACTACAAGGGATATCGCATACAGCATAGAGAAGCTCCGCAAGGCCGACTGGGTTATAAACGTAGTTGGGATGGAGCAGTCGCTTCCCCAACTGCAAATTAAGTTTGCGCTTTGCGCCCTCGGATACGTTGATTACGCAAAGAATTTGACGCATTTCGCATATAACTTGGTGACTTTGCCTGGATACAAGATGTCTAGTAGAAGGGGACGTTACATAACGTTTGATCAGGTGATGGATGAAGCTGTTGAAAAAGCTTTTCAGGAGGTTTCGAAGCGTTCTCCGCATTTGTCAGAGGAGAAGAGGCGAGAAATTTCAAATTTTGTTGGAATCGGCGCAGTTAAATATGCTCTAGTTGAAGTTGACCCTGTGAAGCCTGTTGTTTTCACTTGGGAGAGGGTTCTAAACTTTGAGAGGAACAGTGCGCCTTATATTCAGTATTCTCACGCAAGGGCTTGCAGTATTTTAAGGAAGGCTGGTAGAAAAGTGGAGAATCCAAATTATGCCTTGCTAACTCATGGATTAGAGAAAGAGCTTGTGCTAATGATTGCTAGATGGCCTGAAATTTTTGTGGATGCTGCTGAAAATCTTAAGCCTCATGTTATAGCTGAATATGCAAACATTCTTGCAGACAAGTTTAACAGTTTTTATAATGCGTTACCAGTGATAAAGGCTAAACCAAAAGAGTTGGCCGACGCAAGACTTGCGCTTACAGAAGCCGTAAGAATAGTTTTGAGAAACGCATTAAATCTTATTGGCATTAAGGCGCCGGAGAGAATGTAG
- the deoC gene encoding deoxyribose-phosphate aldolase → MKISRAELAKMIDSTNIKPDATKEQIIKLCQDAKKYCFGCVVVNPAYVPLVVQLVKGTEIKVCSTVGFPYGATLPEVKAYEAKRIIDLGAQEIDMVMNISAFKSKDYELVKRDIEAVVSAAKKPKPDVIVKVIIETGLLKTEKEKITACKLVKEAGADFVKTSVGTFGKATVEDIRLMRKTVGENFGVKAAGGIRTYEDAVKMIEAGANRIGTSTAVTIIEGAPE, encoded by the coding sequence ATGAAAATTTCAAGAGCAGAACTGGCAAAAATGATTGATTCCACAAACATAAAACCCGACGCAACTAAAGAGCAGATAATCAAGCTCTGCCAAGACGCGAAAAAGTACTGTTTTGGATGCGTAGTTGTTAATCCAGCATATGTTCCATTAGTTGTCCAGCTCGTTAAGGGCACTGAAATTAAAGTTTGCTCAACTGTCGGCTTCCCTTATGGAGCCACGCTTCCAGAGGTTAAGGCCTACGAAGCTAAAAGAATAATCGACCTCGGAGCGCAGGAAATAGACATGGTCATGAACATAAGCGCTTTCAAATCAAAAGACTACGAACTTGTAAAGAGAGACATAGAAGCCGTAGTTTCAGCAGCTAAAAAACCGAAGCCAGACGTCATAGTGAAGGTAATTATTGAAACCGGCCTATTAAAAACAGAAAAAGAAAAAATAACTGCATGTAAACTCGTTAAGGAAGCCGGAGCAGACTTCGTTAAAACCTCCGTTGGAACCTTTGGAAAAGCAACAGTTGAAGATATCCGCCTAATGCGAAAAACAGTCGGCGAAAATTTTGGAGTTAAAGCAGCCGGAGGAATAAGAACCTACGAAGACGCCGTAAAAATGATTGAAGCTGGAGCCAACCGCATAGGAACAAGCACGGCGGTAACAATAATCGAAGGTGCACCAGAATAG